Proteins found in one Nocardia brasiliensis ATCC 700358 genomic segment:
- a CDS encoding winged helix-turn-helix transcriptional regulator: MSTGFSGEMARTESPELDDPTLEADVFAKNCTSRPVLQNVASRWGILALVALRDGPYRFSALRRRVEGVSERMLSQTLQALERDGMVHREVHETIPPRVEYTLTELGADVADRLEALILVVEQNMPRVHEAQAAYHRQ; this comes from the coding sequence ATGAGCACAGGATTTTCCGGCGAGATGGCGCGCACCGAGTCGCCGGAACTGGACGATCCGACCCTCGAAGCCGACGTTTTCGCGAAGAACTGCACGTCACGGCCGGTTTTGCAGAATGTGGCGAGTCGCTGGGGCATCCTCGCGCTGGTCGCGCTGCGCGACGGACCGTACCGGTTCAGCGCGCTGCGCCGCCGCGTCGAGGGCGTCAGCGAGCGCATGCTGTCGCAGACCCTGCAGGCGCTCGAGCGCGACGGCATGGTGCATCGGGAGGTGCACGAAACCATCCCGCCGCGAGTGGAATACACGCTCACCGAGCTCGGCGCCGACGTCGCGGACCGGCTGGAGGCCCTGATCCTGGTGGTCGAGCAGAACATGCCACGGGTGCACGAGGCGCAGGCGGCCTACCACCGTCAGTGA
- a CDS encoding PPOX class F420-dependent oxidoreductase: protein MELAQAVDFARNHRRSVLTTIRRNGRPQLSNVLHVIGSDGRIRISLTADRAKYHNLVREPWAAIHVTREDFFAYAVVEAIASVTPVAADPHDETVEALVDYYRAANGEHPDWDDYRRAMVADRRALALLTPTHAYGML from the coding sequence ATGGAACTCGCCCAAGCAGTCGACTTCGCCCGCAACCACCGCAGGTCGGTGCTGACCACGATTCGCCGCAACGGCCGGCCGCAGCTGTCCAACGTGCTGCACGTGATCGGCTCGGACGGCCGCATCCGGATCTCGCTCACCGCCGACCGCGCCAAGTACCACAATCTGGTCCGCGAGCCGTGGGCCGCCATCCACGTGACCCGCGAGGACTTCTTCGCCTACGCCGTCGTCGAGGCCATCGCCTCGGTGACGCCCGTGGCCGCCGACCCGCACGACGAGACGGTGGAGGCCCTGGTCGACTACTACCGCGCCGCCAATGGCGAACATCCCGACTGGGACGACTACCGCCGGGCCATGGTCGCGGATCGCCGCGCGCTCGCCCTGCTCACCCCGACGCACGCGTACGGCATGCTCTGA
- a CDS encoding polysaccharide deacetylase family protein → MMRKWLIGGALVLVVLLVLAVGGYYLMNSRSFQLAGRLVNRVDTADKVVALTLDDGPTERTPEVLKTLADAQIPATFYLVGGDLAARPDYGRAIAAAGHEIGNHSYHHRRMVFTSADTVRDEIERTDAEIAKTGYQGEVTFRPPYGKKLWSLPKYLSDHDRTTVTWDVEPATGEADTSDGIAAQTVREVRPGSIIILHVMHRWAGPALAAIPRIVSELRAAGYRFVTVSELLRH, encoded by the coding sequence ATGATGCGGAAGTGGCTCATCGGTGGTGCGCTGGTCCTTGTCGTGCTGCTGGTACTGGCGGTCGGCGGGTACTACTTGATGAACTCGCGCAGTTTCCAATTGGCCGGGCGGTTGGTGAACCGGGTCGACACTGCCGACAAAGTAGTGGCGCTGACCCTGGACGACGGCCCGACCGAACGCACCCCCGAGGTACTGAAAACCCTTGCGGACGCCCAGATTCCGGCCACCTTCTATCTGGTGGGCGGCGACCTCGCGGCCCGTCCCGACTACGGCAGGGCGATCGCCGCGGCCGGCCACGAGATCGGCAACCACAGCTACCACCACCGCCGCATGGTCTTCACCTCCGCCGATACCGTCCGCGACGAGATCGAGCGCACCGACGCCGAAATCGCGAAAACCGGCTACCAGGGCGAGGTCACGTTCCGGCCGCCGTACGGCAAGAAGCTCTGGTCGCTGCCGAAGTACCTGTCCGATCACGACCGCACGACGGTGACCTGGGATGTGGAACCGGCCACGGGAGAAGCCGACACCAGCGACGGGATCGCCGCGCAGACGGTGCGCGAGGTGCGGCCCGGCTCGATCATCATCCTGCACGTCATGCATCGGTGGGCGGGTCCGGCGCTGGCTGCCATACCGCGCATCGTCAGCGAACTCCGTGCCGCGGGTTATCGATTCGTCACGGTCTCGGAGCTGCTGCGGCACTGA